In Zingiber officinale cultivar Zhangliang chromosome 6A, Zo_v1.1, whole genome shotgun sequence, a single genomic region encodes these proteins:
- the LOC121998118 gene encoding uncharacterized protein LOC121998118 isoform X2, whose translation MQSFPLLYNTVASPEDGGDSGQKNSPSFESADDFERRLFGDKGDDKMNAPFYRKLDKLEKAHERYTVSRSNVGNGSSIIDGISNSFDSLSDGMDEKLDKAARTFTYSNEIQEEDYRFRPDVTFYPGNTYSPRDLDLTKPGIHKPPKRTEFTTTTKEVLRKADFRNVRFLANFLTEAGIIIKRSHTRISAKAQRKVAREIKTARAFGLLPFTSMGRKPFAFGRNMKDDDDEYETDDNIAAPSVANNY comes from the exons ATGCAGTCTTTCCCTCTGCTTTACAACACAGTGGCTTCTCCTGAAG ATGGTGGAGATTCTGGGCAAAAGAATAGTCCTTCATTTGAGAGTGCTGATGATTTTGAACGGCGTTTATTTGGTGATAAAGGCGATGACAAAATGAATGCTCCTTTTTATCGCAAGCTTGATAAGCTGGAGAAGGCTCATGAAAGATATACTGTCTCCAGATCAAATGTTGGTAACGGTTCCAGTATAATAGATGGTATAAGTAATAGTTTTGATTCACTATCAGATGGTATGGATGAAAAGTTGGACAAAGCAGCCCGTACATTTACATATAGCAATGAGATACAGGAAGAAGATTATAGGTTCAGACCGGATGTGACATTTTATCCTGGGAACACCTACAGTCCAAGG GATCTTGATCTCACAAAGCCTGGGATTCATAAGCCTCCCAAAAGAACAGAGTTCACGACTACCACAAAAGAGGTACTGAGGAAAGCTGATTTCAGG AACGTGAGGTTCCTCGCCAACTTCTTGACTGAAGCAGGAATTATAATCAAAAGAAGTCAC ACGCGAATCAGTGCCAAAGCTCAAAGGAAAGTCGCTAGGGAAATTAAAACTGCAAGAGCTTTTGGATTGTTGCCATTCACCTCCATGGGAAGGAAACCCTTTGCTTTCGGGAGAAACATGAAAGACGACGACGATGAATATGAAACTGACGATAACATAGCTGCACCTAGTGTTGCAAACAATTACTAG